CCCGGCGTGTTCATATAGCCCTGCCCATCCGCCGACGGCTGCGTTCCCTCGGTAATGATCAATCCCAACGACGCGCGCTGCCCGTAGTACTCGACGGCCAGGTCCCCCGGCGTGCCATCGGGGTTCGCTCGGTTTCGGGTCATCGGTGCCAGCGCCAGCCGGTGGGAAAGATCGAGGCGGCCAAGAGTGAACGGTTGCCAAAGAGGAGACGACGTCATGGGTTTAGTCCTTTGCATTCGATATTCCAGAGCATCACCGCCGCGACGAGATGTTCGGCCGCTGAGGGACAGTAGCTTTACTGCTACTTCTGCGGCAATGACTACACTCATAACTGATCGTAGTCAGATTATATTCCCGGAGGAAATCCACCGCCGGTGACTTCAAGGTCGAACGCTCCATGCGGCACAACATCCCCCTGCCGCTGCCCTGGATCACGCCGATCCTGGCAGCAGGAGGCGCCCTGGTCGCCGCCGCCACGGTGAACCCGCTGCGGCGTTTGTTTTGCGGGGTTTTTGTGGCGTCTGTCAAGCGACGGCCACCTTCATGTTGCCGGACTTCTCCAGGGATGCGGCCATGTATTCGACTACGACTTTTTGGGAGATGGCCACGTCGAGGACGAAAACGCCGGTGTCATGTGTGGCTAGCCAGTCGTCCAAGGTGGTCAGGTCGGCTAGGGTCCGGGCTTTTGTTCCCTCTGCTCCGAGTGCATGTCCGATGGCGGCGAAGTCCACTTCATCGATGAGCATGGCCTTGTCATCCAGACCCTTCGAGGCGTATTGGTGCAGTTCGGCGCCGTAAGCGGAATCATTTAGCACTACGACCACGCCGCGGCGGGTGGTGCGCAGGAAGGTTTCGAAGTCGGCCAGGCCCATGAGTCCCCCGCCGTCCCCGGTGATGAAGACGGTGGTGCGGTCCGGCCTGGCTGCGGAGACGCCTGCGGCGGAGCCGAATCCCAGTCCGATGGACTGGAAGGCGGTGCCGACCGTGATCATGGCCTGGGGGTCCGGCACAGACATGTACATTGGGGCCCAGCCCATGAAGTGGCCCCCGTCCATGACCACTGAGCGTTCCTTGGGCAGGATGTCCTCGAGGGCAGCCACGACGGTGCGGGGATTAAGCCGGCCGTCGGGGCCGAATTCGGAGGGGTCTTCTACTGGTTCAGCGGAACGAAACCTGGGGCCGGCAACCTCTGGGGCACGCTCTCGCCACACGCCTTGCGGCTCAATGCTCTCGATGCGGGAGTTGAGTTCTTCAAGGAAAGGACCCAGATCCGCGCGGACGCAGTCGGTTACCTGAGCGTGGGCAGCGTCGGGTTCGTTGTCCACCCGGATAACCTTGGCGTCCGGCCCGAACAGGGTTCCGTAACGGAGCTGGAAGGCGTTCATCGATGCCCCGGCCACCAGCACGACGTCGGCGGCTTGCGCGAGTTCCAGTCGGTCCGGCCCTGGTGAACCCGCCGGCGATGCCCAGATCCCAGGGACTCGCGAAGGCGTTCGCGGCCATGACGGAGGTCATGAACAGGGCTCCGAGCCGGTCTCCCGAGTGGAGGCGGACCAGGACGGTTTGGCTGGCAGCGGGTCCAGGCTAACCGGATCTGTGAGCGGGGCAGACGACGAGAACGAGTGGGATTCTTGCCAGACGGGCCTCGGCCAGGGCGGTGTAGGCGTTGGTGAAGCCAGCCCCGTAGGTGGTGGTCGCTGCCCCGATCCGGCCGGTGGAGCGGTGATAGGCGTCCGCCATGGTGACTGTTGCCGCCTCGTGCCGGGCGGACGTGTAGGGGAAACCGGCCTGGGTGAGG
This genomic interval from Arthrobacter sp. SLBN-100 contains the following:
- a CDS encoding thiamine pyrophosphate-dependent enzyme — protein: MAGASMNAFQLRYGTLFGPDAKVIRVDNEPDAAHAQVTDCVRADLGPFLEELNSRIESIEPQGVWRERAPEVAGPRFRSAEPVEDPSEFGPDGRLNPRTVVAALEDILPKERSVVMDGGHFMGWAPMYMSVPDPQAMITVGTAFQSIGLGFGSAAGVSAARPDRTTVFITGDGGGLMGLADFETFLRTTRRGVVVVLNDSAYGAELHQYASKGLDDKAMLIDEVDFAAIGHALGAEGTKARTLADLTTLDDWLATHDTGVFVLDVAISQKVVVEYMAASLEKSGNMKVAVA
- a CDS encoding thiamine pyrophosphate-binding protein, translating into MTVSTSSYFTPAAPTVSTAVAEALGERTGHLFGLMGNGNAHLISHLTQAGFPYTSARHEAATVTMADAYHRSTGRIGAATTTYGAGFTNAYTALAEARLARIPLVLVVCPAHRSG